Within the Pseudoxanthomonas sp. Root65 genome, the region CTTCGCGCCTTGGATGACACGCCCGGAGGACAGCCCGCATGGGCGGGCTTTTTCGTACTGCACGGCGGGCAGCTTCCTGCTGGGGGCGGTGATCGAACGGGCGACCGGCAAGCCGCTGGCGACCTTCGCTGCCGAGGCGCTGGAGCATCCGCTGGGCATCCAGCGAGCGCAGTGGAACCGATCTTCGGAAGGCGTGGGCATGGGCGGCGGCGGCACGCGCTACCGCAGTCGCGACCTCGCCAAACTCGGGCAACTGGTGGCCGATGGCGGCCGCTGGCAGGGCCGGCAGATCATTTCGACTGCCTGGATCGACACAGCGCTGACGGTGCATGCACAGGCGCGCGAGGATGCGGACTACGGCTACCAGTTCTGGCGGTTCCGTTTTCCCGACCGTGACGGCGAGCTGGCGGCGTGGGCGATGTCGGGCAACGGCGGCAACTACGTCTTCATCGTGCCCGAACGGAAACTGGTGGCGGTGATCACGCGAACCTCGTTCAACCAGCGCAACGTGCACCCGCAGTCACAGCAGATGTTCGGCGACTACGTGCTCAAGGCGATGCCGTAAGACGCTCCAGCAAGGCGCCGGGCACCTTGCGGTGTTCCAGGGCGACGCGCCGGTTGAGCGCGTCGACGCTGCGGGCGAACTCCGGCTCGGCTGCCAGCATCCTGAACAACGGCGACACTCGGAGATAGGCCGCATCGCGGTAACCCGCATCCACCGCGCGTTGCAGTGATGCGAGCGCCGCCGCGCGATCGCCGGCGGCCTCGCGCAGCACCACGACTTCAAGCCAGTCGGAGGGATAGCCCGCACCACCTTCCAGCTCGCGGGCGAGGCGGTTAGCGCGCGCCTTGGCCCACACCGGATCGACGGGACCGGCCTGGAGATGGGCCAGTGTCGCCGGCAGGCTTGCCTGCGGACGCAAGGCTTCGGCCTGCCGATAGGCTGCCAGGGCCGCCGCGGGATCGCCGCGCAGTTGCGCCAGTTCGGCAGCGAGCAGGAACAGGTCGGCGTGCTCGGTACCGCGCCGCATGGCCTCGTCCAGTGCCGCCTGCGCTTCGGTCGTGCGCCCATGCCGGAACAGGAAACGCGGCCATGCGATGTTGGAGAACACGTTGTCGGGATAAAGCGCGAAGCTTTGGCGATAACGCGCTTCCGCGGCCTGCGGGTACCCCAGCAGATCCAGGATGCCGGCAATCTGCAACTGCAGATAGCGGACGCGCGCCGGATCGCCGCGCAGCGAGGTGTTCGCGAGCAGCGCCTGGGCCAGCAGTCCCTTGCGGTCGTAGAGGTAGGCTGCGGACGCGCGGGTGCTGTCGGCGGCGGGATCCAGCGCGAGCGCACGTTCATAGCCGGCCAGCGCATCGTCGATGCGCCCGCGACAGTCATGCGAATACCCCAGCGCGGCGTGGGCGGTCGCACGCGCGGGCTGCGCGAGGATAGCCTGTTCGGCCAGCGCCTGTGCGCGTGCCGCCCATTCCGGGGGGAAGTTGAACAGGCAGACGCGGGCACTGTAGGCGCGGCTCAATCCGAGCAGCGCCTCCACGTTGCCGGGCTGTGCCTGCAGGGCCTGATCGAAGAGCCCGATGGCGCGTTCGTTGTTGTCGCGCTGGCCGATGCTGGCGTAATACGCGGCGCGTTGCAGCAACGAAGGTTGCTCCGGGGCAGGCGCCGCGACCGGGAGGTGCGAGCGGCCGGCATGCTGCTTCCACGTCCACAGGCCTGCGCACGCGACGAGCAGCACGACGCTTGCCACGGCTACCCTCATGTGTGGTCGCTGCGAACGAGGTGCCGGCGACGTTGCAGGCTCCGTGACCGGCAAGGGGTGAGGTCGGGAGCACAACTGGTAGCCCTGCCCGCGCACCGAGCGCAGGTAGCGCGGACTGCGTCCGTCGTCTCCCAGGGCCTGGCGCAGCAGCTTGACCCGTTGGGTGACGGTCTCCTCGCTGACCACCGCCGGAGCCCACACGCGGTGGATGAGCTCATCGAAACCGACGACGCGGTCGCCCTGTTCCACCAGGTGCCGCAGCAACTGGAAGCTGAGGCCCGCCACACCGAGAGGTGCGCCATCGCGTTCGACGCGTTGGCGCTCCAGATCGATCAGCAGATCATCCAGGCGGTAGCGCACGGCGCTCAGGCCCTCACTGGCTGCGGCCGTACACATCCTCGAAGCGCACGATGTCGTCTTCGCCCAGATAGCTGCCGGACTGCACTTCGATCAGTTCCAGCGGCACCTTGCCGGGATTTTCCAGGCGATGCTTCACACCGAGCGGGATATAGGTGCTCTCGTTTTCCGACAGCAGCAGCGTTTCTTCGCCGCGCGTCACCTTGGCGGTGCCGCTGACCACGATCCAGTGCTCGGCGCGGTGGTGGTGCATCTGCAGGCTGAGCGCGGCACCGGGCTTGACCTTGATGCGCTTCACCTGGTGGCGGATGCCGTTGTCGACCGAATCGTAGCTGCCCCATGGTCGGTGCACTTCGCGGTGCAGCACGGCCTGGCTGCGCTGTTCCTTCTTCAGCTGGGCCACGACCCGCTTGACGTCCTGCACGCGATCCTTGCGCGCGACCAGCACCGCATCGTCGGTTTCGACCACCACGATGTCGTCCACGCCGACCAGCGCGACCAGGCGTTGCGCGTAGGCGTAGCTGTTGCGGCTGTCCACGGCGATCACGTCGCCGTGGTGCGCGTTGCCATCGGCGTCGCGCTCGGCCACGTCCCAAAGCGCGGACCAGCTGCCGACGTCGTTCCAGCCGATGTCGACCGGCAGCACCATCGCGTGGTCGGTCTTCTCGAACACCGCGTAGTCGATCGAGTCCGACGGACAGGCCGCGAACGCCGCCTTGTCGAGGCGGACGAAATCGCCATCGTGGCGTGCGGCCGCGTGCGACGCGCGCACGGCGTCGACGATGTCGGGACGGAAGCGCGCGAGTTCCTCCAGATAAAGGCTGGCCCGGAACAGGAACATGCCGCTGTTCCAGTAATAGCCGCCGGCCTCCAGATACGACTGCGCCGTGGCGACGTCCGGCTTCTCGACGAAGCGCGACACCTTGCGCAGGCCATCGCCGGCTTCGGCCTGGATGTAGCCGAAGCCCGTCTCCGGCGCATCGGGCACGATGCCGAAGGTCACCAGGGCGCCCGCCTCGGCGGCGACCGAGGCATCGCGCACGGCGCGCTGGAAGCCCAGCGTGTCGCGCACCACGTGGTCCGACGGCAGCACCAGCAGCAGCGGATCCGAGCCGTCGGCCATCGCCTGCAATGCCGCGGCGGCGATCGCGGGCGCGGTGTTGCGGCCCACCGGTTCCAGCAGGATGGCCGGCACCGGCGCACCGATCTGCCGCAGTTGTTCGGCAACCAGGAACCGGTGCTCTTCGTTCGCGACCACGATGGGCGCCGCTTCGGCGATGGCCTCCACGCGACGCCAGGTCGCCTGCACCATCGTGTCGTCGCCGGCCAACGGCAGGAACTGCTTGGGATAGGCTTCGCGCGACAACGGCCACAGGCGCGTGCCGGAGCCGCCGGACAGCAGCACGGGTTGGAGTTTGGCCATGCAAGCCTCGCAAGTCGGTAGGGCGCCAGTTTACCCTGTAGGCCTTTATCGCCTGTGCGTGGTCGCTGCTGCATGAACCCAACGATTCAGGACCCTTCGGGGCGTGGCGCCCAGCGCCTGGAGTGGGCGCGTGGCGCGCTCGGCGACCCTTACGCGCAGCTGGAGCGCGCGTCGATGGATGCCGGCTTCCGCAGCTACTGGCGCAGCCTGGGCGATGGCCCCGGACGCATCGTGATGGATTCCCCGCCCGGCCTCGAAGACGTGCGGCCGTGGCTGGCCATGCGCGAACTGCTGGCGGGCGGCGACGTCCGCGTGCCGGACGTGCTGGCCATCGACACCGAGCTCGGCTTCCTGCTGCTGGAGGACCTGGGCGGCCCGACGCTGGCGCACGTGATCAGCGAGGACAACGCCGACACCTGGTTCGACGCCGCCCTCGAACAGCTGCTGCGCGTGCAGGCCATCGTCCCGCCCGCGGGCATGGGCGAGTTCGGCGAAGCTTTGCTGCAGCGGGATGCGGGATTGTTCGACGAATGGTTCCTGCGCCGCCACCTGGGGCTCACGCTGGACTGCGGCGAAGCGGAAGGCCTCGAGCTCGCGCAGCGCCGCCTGATGGACAACGCACTGGCGCAGGCGCGCGTGCTGACCCATCGCGATTTCATGCCACGCAACCTGATGCCGGTGACACCGGGGCCGGCCGTGCTGGATTTCCAGGACTGCGTGCGCGGACCGGTCGCCTACGACGCGATGAGCCTGTTCAAGGATGCGTTCCTGAGCTGGCCGATCGAACGCGTGGATGGCTGGCTGGCCCGCTACCACGCGCGCGCGACGCGCGCGGGGGTGCCCGTGCCCGAACTGAAGATCTTCCTGCGCGATGCGGACTGGATGGGCATCCAGCGGCACCTGAAGATCCTCGGCATCTTCTCGCGCCTCCACTACCGCGACGGCAAGACCCGCTATCTGCCCGATGTCCCGCGTTTCATCCGCTACCTGGACGAAGTGCTGCCACGCTATCCGGAACTGGCCGGGCTGCGCACGCTGCTGGACGCACGCATCAAACCGGTGCTGCACGCGCGCGGTGAGCTCGCATGAAGGCGCTGGTCTTCGCCGCCGGTCTGGGCGAACGCATGCGTCCGCTGACCGACCACACGCCCAAGCCGTTGATCGAAGCCGGCGGCAAGCCGCTGATCGTCTGGCATCTGGAAAAGCTGTCGGCGATGGGCGTGGAAGAAGTGGTCGTCAACACCAGCTGGCTGGCCGATCGCTTCCCGGCCACGCTCGGTGATGGCGCGCAGTGGGGACTGCGGCTGCACTACCTGCACGAGGGCGACACACCGCTGGAAACCGGCGGCGGCATGCTCAATGCTCGTCCCTTGCTCGGTGAAGCACCGTTCCTGCTGGTGAATGGCGATATCTGGACCGATTTCGACTTTACTCGGCTCCCGCGCGAACCGGCGGGTTTGGCGCATCTGGCGCTGGTGGATCCGCCGGCATTCGCGCCACGCGGCGATTTCGCGATCGATGACGATGGCGTCCTCCATCGCGAGGGCGACCATCGGCTGACCTACGCCGGTCTCGGCATCTACCGCCCAGCCCTTCTCGACGACTGGCAGCAGCATGCGGCCGGCCAGATCCGTGAAACAAGCGGCGGCAAGCCGCGGTTTCCCTTGCTGCCCCTGCTGCATGCAGGCATGGACGCCAGCCGCATCCACGGTGAACGTCATGCCGGGCGCTGGACCGATGTCGGTACGCCGCAACGGCTGGCCGACCTGGAAACGAGCTTGCGCGGCGCTTAGGCTGAGCGGC harbors:
- a CDS encoding winged helix-turn-helix domain-containing protein is translated as MCTAAASEGLSAVRYRLDDLLIDLERQRVERDGAPLGVAGLSFQLLRHLVEQGDRVVGFDELIHRVWAPAVVSEETVTQRVKLLRQALGDDGRSPRYLRSVRGQGYQLCSRPHPLPVTEPATSPAPRSQRPHMRVAVASVVLLVACAGLWTWKQHAGRSHLPVAAPAPEQPSLLQRAAYYASIGQRDNNERAIGLFDQALQAQPGNVEALLGLSRAYSARVCLFNFPPEWAARAQALAEQAILAQPARATAHAALGYSHDCRGRIDDALAGYERALALDPAADSTRASAAYLYDRKGLLAQALLANTSLRGDPARVRYLQLQIAGILDLLGYPQAAEARYRQSFALYPDNVFSNIAWPRFLFRHGRTTEAQAALDEAMRRGTEHADLFLLAAELAQLRGDPAAALAAYRQAEALRPQASLPATLAHLQAGPVDPVWAKARANRLARELEGGAGYPSDWLEVVVLREAAGDRAAALASLQRAVDAGYRDAAYLRVSPLFRMLAAEPEFARSVDALNRRVALEHRKVPGALLERLTASP
- a CDS encoding mannose-1-phosphate guanylyltransferase/mannose-6-phosphate isomerase; amino-acid sequence: MAKLQPVLLSGGSGTRLWPLSREAYPKQFLPLAGDDTMVQATWRRVEAIAEAAPIVVANEEHRFLVAEQLRQIGAPVPAILLEPVGRNTAPAIAAAALQAMADGSDPLLLVLPSDHVVRDTLGFQRAVRDASVAAEAGALVTFGIVPDAPETGFGYIQAEAGDGLRKVSRFVEKPDVATAQSYLEAGGYYWNSGMFLFRASLYLEELARFRPDIVDAVRASHAAARHDGDFVRLDKAAFAACPSDSIDYAVFEKTDHAMVLPVDIGWNDVGSWSALWDVAERDADGNAHHGDVIAVDSRNSYAYAQRLVALVGVDDIVVVETDDAVLVARKDRVQDVKRVVAQLKKEQRSQAVLHREVHRPWGSYDSVDNGIRHQVKRIKVKPGAALSLQMHHHRAEHWIVVSGTAKVTRGEETLLLSENESTYIPLGVKHRLENPGKVPLELIEVQSGSYLGEDDIVRFEDVYGRSQ
- a CDS encoding phosphotransferase — protein: MNPTIQDPSGRGAQRLEWARGALGDPYAQLERASMDAGFRSYWRSLGDGPGRIVMDSPPGLEDVRPWLAMRELLAGGDVRVPDVLAIDTELGFLLLEDLGGPTLAHVISEDNADTWFDAALEQLLRVQAIVPPAGMGEFGEALLQRDAGLFDEWFLRRHLGLTLDCGEAEGLELAQRRLMDNALAQARVLTHRDFMPRNLMPVTPGPAVLDFQDCVRGPVAYDAMSLFKDAFLSWPIERVDGWLARYHARATRAGVPVPELKIFLRDADWMGIQRHLKILGIFSRLHYRDGKTRYLPDVPRFIRYLDEVLPRYPELAGLRTLLDARIKPVLHARGELA
- the murU gene encoding N-acetylmuramate alpha-1-phosphate uridylyltransferase MurU encodes the protein MKALVFAAGLGERMRPLTDHTPKPLIEAGGKPLIVWHLEKLSAMGVEEVVVNTSWLADRFPATLGDGAQWGLRLHYLHEGDTPLETGGGMLNARPLLGEAPFLLVNGDIWTDFDFTRLPREPAGLAHLALVDPPAFAPRGDFAIDDDGVLHREGDHRLTYAGLGIYRPALLDDWQQHAAGQIRETSGGKPRFPLLPLLHAGMDASRIHGERHAGRWTDVGTPQRLADLETSLRGA